A single region of the Cucumis melo cultivar AY chromosome 3, USDA_Cmelo_AY_1.0, whole genome shotgun sequence genome encodes:
- the LOC103488446 gene encoding phosphatidylinositol 4-kinase gamma 7, whose product MHRKLDSPVQTQMAVAAAFKSPLSGEYGGSKRMEGKQPTGRRRVFVQTDTGCVLGMELDRSDNAHTVKRRLQIALNVPTDESSLTFGDMVLKNDLSAVRNDSPLLLTRNILHRSSSTPCLSPTGRDIQQRDQSGPIEILGHSNRFVRTKQLVGEIIKAIKIGVDPIPVHSGLGGAYYFRNNRGESVAIVKPTDEEPFAPNNPKGFVGKALGQPGLKRSVRVGETGFREVAAYLLDYDHFANVPPTALVKITHSIFNVNDGVNGNIPPSKKKLVSKIASFQEFIPHDFDASDHGTSSFPVVAVHRIGILDIRVFNTDRHAGNLLVRKLDGVGRFGQVELIPIDHGLCLPETLEDPYFEWIHWPQASIPFSEDELKYIKDLNPFKDSEMLRMELPMIREACLRVLVLCTIFLKEAAAFGLCLAEIGEMMTREFRSGEEDPSELELICMEARQLIEEKEVYSPRADLGDEEFQFDIDCDVDESDFSEGIEADDFYPTTPYHFSVGSGIHGRFPLRKLEESIEEENDEEDERAGGFTNPFSSERIPTISKLSMSLKNTSLGEKNKKHSKYFGTRPDNGYMMTNTSSGHRSANEQLPASVTFVKLADMNEDSWSLFLDKFQELLHPAFAKRKSATLGQRQRQRLGTSCQF is encoded by the coding sequence ATGCATCGTAAATTAGATAGCCCTGTCCAGACTCAGATGGCAGTGGCAGCAGCTTTTAAGAGTCCACTCAGTGGAGAGTATGGCGGGAGCAAGAGGATGGAAGGAAAACAGCCTACAGGGAGGAGAAGAGTCTTTGTGCAAACCGACACCGGTTGTGTCCTTGGGATGGAATTGGATCGGAGTGACAATGCTCATACTGTGAAGAGGAGGTTACAGATTGCGCTTAACGTACCAACTGATGAGAGCTCTTTGACATTTGGAGATATGGTGCTCAAGAACGACCTCAGTGCTGTACGTAATGATTCTCCCCTTCTTCTTACACGTAACATTCTGCACAGAAGCTCGTCGACTCCTTGTCTGTCACCAACTGGAAGGGATATTCAACAAAGAGATCAAAGTGGCCCTATTGAGATATTGGGGCATTCTAATCGCTTTGTCAGGACAAAACAACTGGTTGGTGAGATTATAAAAGCTATTAAAATTGGCGTTGATCCTATTCCTGTTCATAGTGGACTCGGTGGTGCATACTATTTCAGAAATAACAGAGGTGAGAGCGTTGCGATTGTGAAGCCTACGGATGAAGAACCTTTTGCACCAAACAACCCGAAAGGGTTTGTTGGTAAAGCTCTTGGTCAACCTGGGTTAAAACGATCTGTGCGTGTTGGGGAGACTGGATTTCGTGAGGTTGCAGCTTATCTTCTTGATTATGATCACTTTGCTAACGTGCCTCCCACTGCCTTGGTGAAGATTACCCACTCGATCTTCAATGTCAATGATGGAGTAAATGGTAACATACCTCCAAGTAAGAAGAAGCTGGTTAGCAAGATTGCGTCATTTCAAGAATTCATACCGCATGATTTTGATGCCAGTGATCACGGAACTTCCAGCTTCCCAGTAGTGGCTGTGCATCGTATAGGCATTCTAGACATTAGAGTTTTTAACACAGATAGGCATGCTGGAAATCTTTTAGTTAGGAAACTTGATGGCGTTGGGAGGTTTGGTCAAGTGGAGCTCATTCCTATTGATCATGGACTCTGCCTTCCCGAAACACTAGAGGACCCATATTTTGAGTGGATTCATTGGCCGCAGGCATCAATTCCGTTTTCAGAGGATGAGCTCAAGTATATCAAAGATCTCAATCCATTTAAAGACAGTGAGATGCTGAGGATGGAACTCCCCATGATTCGTGAGGCTTGTCTCAGGGTTTTGGTTCTCTGCACTATCTTCCTGAAGGAAGCTGCAGCCTTTGGTCTTTGTCTTGCTGAGATCGGCGAGATGATGACTCGAGAGTTTCGTAGCGGAGAGGAGGATCCCAGTGAACTGGAACTTATATGCATGGAGGCTAGGCAGCTAATTGAAGAGAAGGAGGTCTATTCCCCTCGGGCTGATTTAGGCGATGAAGAATTTCAGTTTGATATTGACTGCGATGTAGACGAATCGGATTTTAGCGAAGGGATAGAAGCAGATGACTTTTACCCAACAACACCATATCACTTCAGTGTCGGTAGTGGTATACATGGACGTTTTCCTCTTCGTAAACTGGAGGAAAGCATCGAGGAAGAAAATGACGAGGAAGATGAACGAGCAGGGGGCTTCACCAATCCGTTTTCTTCCGAAAGGATTCCAACTATTTCAAAGCTTTCCATGTCACTGAAGAATACCAGTCTAGGTGAGAAGAATAAGAAACATAGCAAATACTTTGGAACAAGACCTGACAATGGATACATGATGACCAATACATCATCTGGACACCGAAGTGCCAATGAACAGCTTCCAGCTAGTGTAACATTTGTGAAGCTAGCTGATATGAATGAGGATTCATGGTCATTGTTCTTAGACAAGTTTCAAGAGTTACTTCACCCAGCATTCGCCAAACGAAAATCTGCTACTCTAGGTCAGAGACAGAGGCAGAGGCTTGGTACTTCTTGCCAATTTTGA